The sequence below is a genomic window from Flagellimonas marinaquae.
ACCGTAAAATTTCAGGATATTATATTCGGAACACTAAGGATTTTGCCCCTAATTGGATCAAAGGGACAGACCCTTACTTACAGTTCAACAATTTGTTCAGTGAGGTATTCGGAATGTCCACTTCCTATGTTTTTAACCCTAATTTTTCCTATAGAAACATTGTTTACCAAAACGAATGGCAAAAGATAAGCAGTGGAAGTCTAATAGGCTCATTGCATTACGACTACAGCATTTTTGATTTAAATGAAGAAGAGATAATAAGCAGGGAAAAGTTTTTTAATGTACGATTGGAACCTGCCTATTATTACACATTTGTACTTCGTGATAATTGGTTTTTATCTGCAAACATGTCCCCTTCACTAGGTTTGCGATTTTCCAAAACAGAATCGGAAGTTGACAGCAATCCCATTATTGAAAACAATACTTATATTGTGCGCCGACTGGCTGGTGGTCTTAATGTGGGATACAGCTCAAAAAGGGTAATTTATGGGTTGAACTTTACATTTAGTGCAGACTGGTACAACGAAGACAAAGTTTCATCAACTGAAAACGACCAGCTCTACGGTTCAGTTTATATAGGTTACCGGTTTGACCCTCCTAAGTTTGTACAAAAAATTTTTAAACCTTTGACAGGTCGAAACACTATAGACCAATAACCTAATCTCCAATTTCTTCTTCTTTCTTTTTTAAAGAGAGGGATTCGTATACCTTATCGAGGATTTCGGGCTTATCGGTCAATACTACCAATTTATCGTTTGCCGCTATTTCGGTAAGTCCATTCGGGGTAATATAGTTTCCATCGCGTTCGATCATGGCGATAATGGCATTTTTTGGAAATCCAAGATCAACGATCTTAACTCCATTGGAAGGACAGGTTTTCGTTATTTTTATTTCCTTCATTATCGCCTTTGGGTGCTCGGACAACAACTCATCCGTAGCGGACAAGGGTTTTACACGCTCCGGTAATCCCACATGGAGCCATTTGGCCACAATGGACAGCGTACTCCCCTGAATTAAAACGGATGTGATCGAAACAAAGAAGACAATATTAAAAATAACGTTTGCCTTATCTATTCCTGCCAAAAGCGGATAGGTAGCAAATACAATGGGCACTGCTCCCCGCAACCCGACCCAAGAAATGTAGAATCGTCGTCTCATCTTCATACGAAAAGGCAAAAGGGAAATCAGTACGGCCAATGGCCGGGCCACAAAAATCAGAAATAGGGAGATCATTATTCCTATTCCAATAAAAGGCACTATTTCTGTTGGAAATACCAGCAGGCCCAAGGTAAGGAACAAAACAATCTGCATAAGCCATGCGAGTCCATCGAACATTCGCATGATGGTTTTTTTATGGATTATATTCTGATTACCAAGGTATACGGAACAAATATAAATTGCCAAAAAGCCGTTGCCCCCAATAAAATCGGTAGCCGAAAAAGTAATGAACATCAAAGCAATGGTAAGCACGGGGTACAACCCCTCAAAATCCAACCGAATCTTATTTATAATGATCTTACTTAGCTTTCCGAACAAAAAGCCAGCTGCTCCACCGAGCACCATTTGTAGTAAAAACATGGGCAAAACCGATACAATGTTTTTTTCGGGATACTGCACCAAGGTTAAAAAAGCAATGGTAAGCACATAGGCCATGGGGTCGTTACTCCCGCTTTCCAGCTCTAGTGTGGGCCTTAGGTTTTTCTTTAGCGCCAAATTCTTGCCTCGTAATATCGAAAATACTGCAGCTGCATCCGTAGAAGACACAATTGCCCCCAACAAAAGACTTTCGTATAAGGTAAAATCGGTTATCAAATACACAAAATAACCTAACCCTACAGCCGTTAACAACACTCCCAAGGTGGACAGTGCAATTCCTTCCTTCAACACCGGTTTTACAGACTGCCAATTGGTATCCAGTCCGCCCGAGAACAATATAAAGTTCAAGGATACAACACCCACGAACTGCGCTATTTTGGGATTATCGAAATAAATACCCCCTATTCCATCCGATCCGGCCAACATACCAATGGTCAAAAACAACAATAAAGTGGGAATACCGAACCGATAGGTGGTCTTACCGGCCAAAATACTGATCAGCAGTAATACCGAACCTATTAATATGATGTTTTCTATGGTGATGTTCATATGGTAGCAAGGATTTAAAGTAGGACAACAGACAACATCAATTATTTGCTGAATTTTCAGAATCACGAAGTTAATTCAATTAGTTTGATTTTAGCTCCATAATAAACAATCGAACCAATCCTATGTATCAAGTTTTAGTTTTTAAAGGCTGATTTTTAAATTATCGCGACAGTCGTCAAAAAACACAAAAACCACGTTTAAATACATTTTTAAGTGGACACCCGTGTTAAATAGCTAAAAAATAATCGGTGAAATGCACTTTTTAGTCGTTAAAAGTAAAAACCTATGAAAAATTGATAAGTATTCCCTGCAATTGTTTTTGATCTTTGCTGTGTATTAACCCCCAAATCTATACATCATGACACGATCTACTATTTACAGCCTACTTGTTTCAGGA
It includes:
- a CDS encoding DUF4421 family protein produces the protein MAFYTNFCPSIHYFAGCTILFLFGYGFNCNAQNDTVALINYSDKIIVKANIDTRNDAFFYRNKEENTRLHLKPNTRYRLFLSLDYEFLGVSVGFVPKFLDANNDENLKGESTFSDYQFRFFLGKWVQGLHYRKISGYYIRNTKDFAPNWIKGTDPYLQFNNLFSEVFGMSTSYVFNPNFSYRNIVYQNEWQKISSGSLIGSLHYDYSIFDLNEEEIISREKFFNVRLEPAYYYTFVLRDNWFLSANMSPSLGLRFSKTESEVDSNPIIENNTYIVRRLAGGLNVGYSSKRVIYGLNFTFSADWYNEDKVSSTENDQLYGSVYIGYRFDPPKFVQKIFKPLTGRNTIDQ
- a CDS encoding potassium/proton antiporter, with translation MNITIENIILIGSVLLLISILAGKTTYRFGIPTLLLFLTIGMLAGSDGIGGIYFDNPKIAQFVGVVSLNFILFSGGLDTNWQSVKPVLKEGIALSTLGVLLTAVGLGYFVYLITDFTLYESLLLGAIVSSTDAAAVFSILRGKNLALKKNLRPTLELESGSNDPMAYVLTIAFLTLVQYPEKNIVSVLPMFLLQMVLGGAAGFLFGKLSKIIINKIRLDFEGLYPVLTIALMFITFSATDFIGGNGFLAIYICSVYLGNQNIIHKKTIMRMFDGLAWLMQIVLFLTLGLLVFPTEIVPFIGIGIMISLFLIFVARPLAVLISLLPFRMKMRRRFYISWVGLRGAVPIVFATYPLLAGIDKANVIFNIVFFVSITSVLIQGSTLSIVAKWLHVGLPERVKPLSATDELLSEHPKAIMKEIKITKTCPSNGVKIVDLGFPKNAIIAMIERDGNYITPNGLTEIAANDKLVVLTDKPEILDKVYESLSLKKKEEEIGD